Within the Leisingera thetidis genome, the region ATCAAGGAACTGAAAGGCACCACCGGCCGCCGTATCGTCCGCGGCATTCTTGGCAGCCTGTTCAAGGGGCGCTGATCCAATTAGGACGGCGGCCGCCAATGCTCAGCCGCCGTTTTTCTGGCGCAGGCCTTCGTTCCTGCAGATGGCATCAGCCTGCTCGACGCTCATGCTGTCCGGGCGCAGAATGGAGCGGTCCCACAAGACCCGGTCTTTCGTGTACAGCTGACAGACGACAACCCCTGCGCTGGTTTGGATCTGCACCGGCTCGGTTTCGTAATTTTCCGGGCTGACACAACCGCCCAGCGCTGTCGCAAAACCTGCGAAAATCAGAATCTTGTGGTTGATTACCATAGCTGTCTCACCTCAATCTGTTACTTTCCGGCTATCACATAGGTGGAAATAAGTCATTAAAGACCGTGGGTTCCGCGCGTGCCCCCGCGCATTCCCCCCTATGCCCTCCCGAAAAAACTGCCGCTCAGAATTTTCCGAGCGGCAGGCTTTCGTTTCAGTTTTTTGGCTGCTTGCGCGCTAGCATATGCATCACTTCTCCGGAATCAGCCCGCGCGGGCTGAATCTCAGCACCAGCAGAAGGATCAGCCCCATGGTGAACAAACGCATGTGCGAGGCACTTTCCAGCAAGTGGGATTTCAGTGGGCTGCCTTCGGCCATGCCGGAGGTGACAACCTCCATCAGCAGAATGCCCATCGGCTCCACCTTGATCCAGAAGAACCAGATCAGCATGCCGCCCAGAACCGCGCCGAAGTTGTTGCCGGAACCGCCCACGATCACCATCACCCAGATGAGGAAGGTAAAGCGCAGCGGGTTGTAAGTGCCCGGCGTCAGCTGGCTGTCCAGCGTGGTCATCATGGCCCCGGCAATGCCGCAGATCGCAGAGCCCAGCACGAAGATCTGCAAATGGCGGCGGGTGACATCCTTGCCCATGGCTTCGGCGGCGACCTCATTGTCGCGGATCGCGCGCATCATCCGGCCCCAGGGGCTTTTCAACGCCATCTGCGCCATCCACAAAATCACCAGCAGCACCGCGGCGAACATCACCGCATAGCCCGCCTTTACATAAACGGTCGAGGCGGTGACCGGGTCCATGCCCCAGCTGGCAGCGCGCTCCACAAAGGACAGATCGTTTTGCAGATCCACCTCATAGGGCAGCGGACGGGGCAGGCCGACCACGTTCTTCACGCCGCGCGACAGCCAGTCCTCGTTCTTGAGCACCGCGATGATGATCTCTGCAATCCCCAGCGTGGCAATTGCCAGATAGTCCGAGCGCAGGCCCAGAGCCGTCTTGCCGATCAGCCAGGCAGCTCCAGCCGCCAGCAGACCGCCCGCGGGCCAGGCCAGCAGCACCGGCAGGTCGAGGCCGCCGATATTGCCTTGCAGCGCCGGGTTGATCGCCTCGACGCGGCCCACTGCCGGGTCGAAAATGGCCCGGTAAACGAAAAAGCCCGAGGCCATAACAGCCAGCAGCACCAGCGTTCTTGCTTTCCCCGCGGGCATGTTCCTGGTGATCATCACCGCAGCCACAACCGTCAGCGCGCCCAGAACCAGCGCCATCAGGATGCCGATCCCGCCCGAGGACCAGGCCTCGGGGATCACCGGAGTCGAGGTCAGCACCACGGCCAGCCCGCCAAGCGCGGTAAAGCCCATGATGCCGACGTTGAACAGGCCGGCAAAGCCCCACTGTATATTCACGCCGATCGCCATGATGGCCGAGATCAGCCCCATGTTCAGGATCACCAGCGCCGAGTTCCAGGAGCCGGAGAAGAACAGGAAATCCGTGGCACCTTCCAGCAGGATCAGCACGCCGACAAAGACAAAGAGAAGGGAATGTTTCATGGTGTCGCTCATACCGCTTTCCCTTTGAAGAGGCCGGTGGGCTTGAACAGGAGGACGACAACCAGGATCGCAAAGGAAACCGCGAACTTGTAGTCGGTGCTGAGGAGCTGAACCAGCCCGTCGGGGGCCAGGCTGTCGGGCAGCCCGTAGGTCAGTACTTTTTTCCAGGCATAGGTGATTGTCACCTCGGAGAAGGCGATGATGAACCCGCCGGCAATCGCGCCCAGCGGATTGCCGAGACCGCCGACGATGGCCGAGGCGAAGATCGGCAGCAGAAGCTGGAAATAGGTGAAGGGTTTGAATGACTTGTCGAGGCCGTAAAGCACCCCGGCAATGGTCGCCAGCGCCGCGACGATCATCCAGGTGTACATCACCACCCGTTCCGGATTGATGCCCGAGAGCAGCGCCAGATCCTCGTTGTCCGAATAGGCGCGCATCGACTTGCCGGTGCGGGTCTTGTTGAGGAACCAGAACAGCAGCGCCACCACGATCACCGCGGTGATCACCGTCAGCGCCTCGGTGGTCTTGATGGCCAGGCCTTCCTGCAGCCCGGTCAGTTCCTTGAAGGTCCGCGCCGAAATCACGAAACGTTCGCCATCGGTAAAACGCTGATCGCCGGGACCGATGATGAAACGCACGATGCCGTTCATGATGAACATCACCCCGAGCGAAACCATGACGAAGATCACCGGCTTCGCCTTTTGCTGCCGGTAAAACCTATAGACGGTCCGGTCAGTGAACAGCGCGAGGCCGATGGTGCCCAGAATGCCAAACGGCAGCGCCAGCAGCGCCGTCGGCAGCGGGCCTGCACTCAGACCCATCGCCTGGAACCACCAGGTGAAGAGGATCGTCACCATCGCGCCGAACGCCATGGTGTCGCCATGGGCAAAGTTCGAGAACCGCAGGATCCCGTAGATCAGCGTCACCCCCAGCGCGCCAAGCGCCAGCTGGCTGCCATAGGCCAGCCCGGGGACAACAACATAGTTGGTAAGCGCCACAAGGGCGTTGAGAAGATCCATTAGAACACCTTTTCGCAAGGTCCAGTGAACACGCGCCTTGCTTGCTCGTATTCCGTGTATCGTCGAGGCTGGGTCCAGAGCGTCGCCGAAAACTCATTTTCTTTGTTTGTTGTCAAAAACAAGGATCGGTGAGATGCTTCGTCTTCACTACGCGCCGTAAGCATTTTCTGCGGGGACTTGATTGTCCATTCGGCTCCAGACACGTCGATCTTGTCCAGTACTTGGCCAGCTTCGGAAACGTGCTCGACGGCGAAAATTCCAAAATTTGTTTCAACTTTTTGCGGCGGTTGCCCCGAAAATTCCAAGCTGAGGCTCTCGTTTGCACATACAGTTTCGGCTGTACAAACTTCTTTGAGCAGACAGGGCTCGGCTGAAACACCAGAAGACAGCGCGAGGTATATTGGTATAGCGATCTTCATACCTCACCCCCCCAAGAACGACTTGCGCACTTCGGGATCGGCCAGCAGCTCCTTGCCGGTGCCGGTATAGGCATTGCGCCCCTGCACCAGAACATAGCCTTTGTCCGCGATCTCAAGCGCTTGCTTGGCGTTCTGCTCCACCATCAGGATCGGCAGCCCGGTGCGGGCGACCTCGATGATGCGGTCGAACAGCTCATCCATCACGATAGGGGAAACACCTGCGGTGGGTTCGTCCAGCATCAGAACCTTGGGCTTGGTCATCAGCGCGCGGCCCACGGCCACTTGCTGGCGCTGACCGCCGGACAGCTCGCCTGCCGGCTGGTTGCGCTTTTCCTTCAGGATCGGGAACAGGTGATAGACCTGCTCCATCGTGTCCGCAAAATCATCGGTGCGGATGAAGGCGCCCATCTCCAGGTTTTCCTCCACCGTCATCGAGGTGAAGATATTGCTGGTCTGCGGCACAAACCCCATGCCCTTGACAACCCGGTCCTGCGGGCTGAGCGCGGTGATATCCTCACCGCCGAGCCGCACCGATCCGGAGCGCACGTTCAGCATCCCGAACACCGCCTTCATGGCGGTGGACTTGCCGGCCCCGTTCGGGCCGACGATCACGGCGATTTCGCCGGGGTTCACGGCGATGGTGCAGTCATGCAGGATATCCGGCCCCTTGCCGTACCCGCCTGTCATGCCGTCGCCAATCAAAAAGGGTTCAGACATCAAAGGCCTCCCTTGTTCATCTGGCTGAAAATATCCCGGGGGTTCGGGGGCTGGCCCTCAACGCTCACCGTGCCGCTCATCCTGCGGTTTCCAGCTTGTCTTTGTTCTTCAGGCCGGTGCCCAGATAGGCTTCGATCACCTGCTCATTCGCCTTGATCTCATCCAGGGTGCCTTCGGCCAGCTTCTTGCCCTCGGCCATGCAGATCACCGGGTCGCACAGGCGGTCGATGAATTCCATGTCGTGCTCGATCACCACAAAGGTATAGCCGCGCTCTTCATTCAGGCGCTTGATGGCATCGGCAATGGTGTAAAGCAGGGTGCGGTTCACGCCGGCGCCGACCTCGTCCAGAAAGACGATCTTGGCGTCCACCATCATGGTGCGGCCCAGTTCCAGCAGCTTTTTCTGGCCGCCCGAGATCTCGCCCGCCTTCAGATCGGCGATATGGCTGATGGTCAGGAATTCCAGCACCTCATCCGCCTTGGCGCGCAGCGCGCGTTCCTCTTCGGCGATCCGCTTGCGGCCGAACCAGGTGTTCCACAGCGACTCGCCCGATTGCGCGCCCGGCACCATCATCAGGTTTTCCCGGCAGGTCA harbors:
- a CDS encoding branched-chain amino acid ABC transporter permease; amino-acid sequence: MSDTMKHSLLFVFVGVLILLEGATDFLFFSGSWNSALVILNMGLISAIMAIGVNIQWGFAGLFNVGIMGFTALGGLAVVLTSTPVIPEAWSSGGIGILMALVLGALTVVAAVMITRNMPAGKARTLVLLAVMASGFFVYRAIFDPAVGRVEAINPALQGNIGGLDLPVLLAWPAGGLLAAGAAWLIGKTALGLRSDYLAIATLGIAEIIIAVLKNEDWLSRGVKNVVGLPRPLPYEVDLQNDLSFVERAASWGMDPVTASTVYVKAGYAVMFAAVLLVILWMAQMALKSPWGRMMRAIRDNEVAAEAMGKDVTRRHLQIFVLGSAICGIAGAMMTTLDSQLTPGTYNPLRFTFLIWVMVIVGGSGNNFGAVLGGMLIWFFWIKVEPMGILLMEVVTSGMAEGSPLKSHLLESASHMRLFTMGLILLLVLRFSPRGLIPEK
- a CDS encoding branched-chain amino acid ABC transporter permease, whose product is MDLLNALVALTNYVVVPGLAYGSQLALGALGVTLIYGILRFSNFAHGDTMAFGAMVTILFTWWFQAMGLSAGPLPTALLALPFGILGTIGLALFTDRTVYRFYRQQKAKPVIFVMVSLGVMFIMNGIVRFIIGPGDQRFTDGERFVISARTFKELTGLQEGLAIKTTEALTVITAVIVVALLFWFLNKTRTGKSMRAYSDNEDLALLSGINPERVVMYTWMIVAALATIAGVLYGLDKSFKPFTYFQLLLPIFASAIVGGLGNPLGAIAGGFIIAFSEVTITYAWKKVLTYGLPDSLAPDGLVQLLSTDYKFAVSFAILVVVLLFKPTGLFKGKAV
- a CDS encoding ABC transporter ATP-binding protein, encoding MSEPFLIGDGMTGGYGKGPDILHDCTIAVNPGEIAVIVGPNGAGKSTAMKAVFGMLNVRSGSVRLGGEDITALSPQDRVVKGMGFVPQTSNIFTSMTVEENLEMGAFIRTDDFADTMEQVYHLFPILKEKRNQPAGELSGGQRQQVAVGRALMTKPKVLMLDEPTAGVSPIVMDELFDRIIEVARTGLPILMVEQNAKQALEIADKGYVLVQGRNAYTGTGKELLADPEVRKSFLGG
- a CDS encoding ABC transporter ATP-binding protein, encoding MIVVEDLHKHFGGFQAVDGASLEIAKGSITGLIGPNGAGKTTLFNVIAGVLPPTSGRVTMDGEDITGLPPHQLFHKGLLRTFQIAHEFSSMTCRENLMMVPGAQSGESLWNTWFGRKRIAEEERALRAKADEVLEFLTISHIADLKAGEISGGQKKLLELGRTMMVDAKIVFLDEVGAGVNRTLLYTIADAIKRLNEERGYTFVVIEHDMEFIDRLCDPVICMAEGKKLAEGTLDEIKANEQVIEAYLGTGLKNKDKLETAG